One region of Quercus lobata isolate SW786 chromosome 2, ValleyOak3.0 Primary Assembly, whole genome shotgun sequence genomic DNA includes:
- the LOC115974367 gene encoding auxilin-like protein 1 isoform X1, whose product MEYQASSATISKKLSSGHSFSSKSIYDGVFSAPSSKFGAPNISSRIQDYSEIFGEASRACSIPILDIPALNERNVSADDADADAARSSKLDYSNVFGGFEEFDYAVSFEELISEPKKKKKNSSSQKTRRTPADRGPPSKVEDHLDCRERNQMNSHEASYQSFDSVKKYNMSYNKVNQGGKNGTNVTTHIAQLHAVPVYTRLIEESTPLQMADGNKPVTSAVNDVYLNKKVSDGITEGMHSRKVVTDLPASGAGKQKSRGGVALQNKSDRRRSNSIDMHEYHQGAHSVKVSRFSGPLPNFCDMRLIDESTPLQKTDSNKPATSAVNDVYLNKNFSDKITEGIHSTKVVTDLPASGASKQKARGGVALQNDSDQLRSNSIDMLFGANEYGHGAHSLKKVSKFSGPLPNSCDTRLIDESSPLQMNDSDKAVTSAENDVHLNKNFSDRITEGIHFTKVVTDLPASGGSKQKSRGGAALQNKSDQRRSNSIDMLFGVNEHVHGAHSLKVSPFSGPLPNSCDPRLIDERSPLQMNDSNKPVTSAVNDVFLNKNFSDRITTEGIHSTKAVTDLPASGASKQRSRGGAALQNNSNRSRFNSTDMLFSAYEYGHGAHSSKVSPSSSTLPDSCDSKGASKRPMASKSGFSRTDFESAGHISSPPCFDEEVDVNSVAAASVAALKKAIEEAQARMKIAKESMARKKEGFQSHVKLSSNDGLKAEQRREGKIADKANRSKKKDLYEKEDAPVQDSADMRKQNMERAGHVTPDFRVREKAFGTEAAVGETCERELKPTQADHMQEAAEVWDAEEQFYEFETVVKHKETMLEFEQADKTKKDCFEKPEECSQRANTFEEACKQERIEHVGELKSVQQVFDLEENEKRLRVVQEQNKSEKKVEVSHEQEKWEETLTYFHEPMNYVETIESQELEKNENVKRQIEGQEWVQNVKKVEASHEQEIFEETLTDFQEPMNFVENIETQEFEENENMKRQTEAQEWVENVKKVKACHEQETFEEKPGHLQEPINFVKNIETQKYEENEIMKWQIEAQELLGNEKKGKLVCEEEDIEKENIEAQEFEDNENMKRQIESQEYIKTEKNAKEAFEEEDIEKEPEDAHKREDTEEACKLEIGKKQKDALREEETEKCIEKIHEQSITKIRFNDFPNEEETRNSLQDTNELEGNEKLQEAGENEELFKGDTDQIEEKVERQNEIYKWIEEKRLKVAQETLNYEEINLEATDNKCKQDGSENLSKSQEASRHIENDGDVELILEVPAQEENGSTIEVNKAFIKQEENGRQTVKDEKVVKEAELALHQEKSLEATDGGCEQDESENKSKDQEVSRHIENEQAVKDERVVKEAEQALHYEKNAEGCKQDERENLSKNQEASRHIENKKDVELNPEVPVHEENRSTVEVNTASFEHKENGKETEVVKEENDIEDKEILETDGFPQDAFIHSEMKQQMEDTIKTIVFYLNGVDFVKTDMSFGQKQLDQNAEEQKIVCNLGKNIEEMDPELGEIYENVKEVEFSADQEEEVNISTSSHEDRWDDDKNKLNQTEQPSLIEGERKSKETTEEIKITQITNKREQNHQSTLTMEEKESNDTLQKEVELEKEHLKKIDEAKEREKEREREKMAVERAIREARERAFAEARERAEKAAVERAAAETRRRVMAEAREKLGKTSAEVNEKSAAEKAAMEAKLKAERAAVERATLEARERALEKALSEKAAFKARNQAEKFVGEKLSGASRDNGMRQSFSANDLQQKNSCPTSNSRYPNSSSHGGGSYSSHSTERFDGSNGESNGESVQRCRARSERHQRIVERAAKALAEKNTRDLLAQKEQAERNRLAEALDSDVKRWSNGKEGNLRALLSTLQYILGPDSSWQPIPLTDIITTSAVKKAYRKATLFVHPDKLQQRGASIQQKYTCEKVFDLLKEAWNRFNVEER is encoded by the exons ATGGAGTACCAAGCGTCCTCTGCTACTATCTCCAAGAAACTCTCCAGCGGCCATAGCTTCAGCTCAAAATCCATATACGACGGCGTTTTCTCCGCACCTTCGTCGAAGTTCGGGGCTCCGAACATCTCGTCTCGGATTCAAGACTACAGCGAGATATTCGGCGAAGCTTCTCGAGCCTGCTCGATTCCGATTCTTGATATCCCAGCGCTGAATGAAAGAAACGTTTCGGCTGAtgatgctgatgctgatgctgctCGGAGCTCGAAACTCGATTACTCAAACGTTTTCGGTGGCTTTGAAGAGTTCGATTATGCTGTATCGTTCGAGGAACTCATCTCTgagccaaagaagaagaagaagaatagctCTTCTCAGAAAACGCG GAGGACTCCAGCTGATAGAGGACCACCTTCGAAAGTGGAGGATCATTTGGATTGTCGAGAAAGGAATCAGATGAATTCCCATGAGGCATCTTATCAGTCATTTGATAGTGTGAAGAAGTACAACATGTCATACAATAAAGTCAATCAAGGAGGCAAAAACGGGACAAATGTAACAACCCACATAGCTCAGCTTCATGCTGTTCCTGTTTATACACGTTTAATTGAAGAAAGCACTCCTTTGCAAATGGCTGACGGAAATAAGCCAGTGACCTCTGCAGTAAATGATGTGTATCTTAACAAAAAAGTCAGTGATGGGATAACTGAGGGCATGCATTCCAGAAAAGTTGTGACAGATCTTCCTGCTAGTGGTGCTGGCAAACAGAAATCTAGAGGTGGTGTTGCACTTCAAAATAAGTCTGATCGGCGTAGGTCCAATTCAATTGATATGCATGAATATCACCAAGGAGCACATTCTGTGAAAGTTTCACGATTTTCAGGCCCACTGCCTAACTTTTGTGATATGCGTTTGATTGATGAAAGCACTCCCTTGCAGAAGACTGACAGCAATAAACCAGCAACCTCTGCCGTAAATGATGTGTAtcttaacaaaaatttcagTGATAAGATAACTGAAGGCATTCATTCCACAAAAGTTGTAACAGATCTTCCTGCTAGTGGTGCTAGCAAACAAAAGGCCAGAGGTGGTGTTGCACTTCAAAATGACTCTGATCAGCTTAGGTCCAATTCAATTGATATGTTGTTTGGTGCAAATGAATACGGCCATGGAGCACATTCTTtgaaaaaagtttcaaaattttcaggcCCACTGCCTAACTCATGTGATACACGTTTAATTGATGAAAGCAGTCCCTTGCAGATGAATGACAGCGATAAGGCAGTAACCTCTGCTGAAAATGATGTGCAtcttaacaaaaatttcagTGACAGGATAACTGAAGGCATTCATTTCACAAAAGTTGTGACAGATCTTCCTGCTAGTGGTGGTAGCAAACAGAAGTCCAGAGGTGGTGCTGCACTTCAAAATAAGTCTGATCAGCGCAGGTCCAATTCAATTGATATGTTGTTTGGTGTAAATGAACATGTTCATGGAGCACATTCTTTGAAAGTTTCACCATTTTCAGGCCCACTGCCTAACTCATGTGATCCACGTTTAATTGATGAAAGAAGCCCCTTGCAGATGAATGACAGCAATAAGCCAGTAACCTCTGCGGTAAATGATGTGTttcttaacaaaaatttcagTGACAGGATAACAACTGAAGGCATTCATTCCACAAAAGCTGTGACAGATCTTCCTGCTAGTGGTGCTAGCAAACAGAGGTCCAGAGGTGGTGCTGCACTTCAAAATAACTCTAATCGGAGTAGGTTCAATTCAACCGATATGTTGTTTAGTGCATATGAATATGGCCATGGAGCACATTCTTCGAAAGTCTCCCCATCTTCAAGCACACTGCCTGACTCATGTGATAGCAAGGGTGCTTCTAAGAGACCAATGGCTTCTAAGTCTGGTTTTTCCAGAACTGACTTTGAAAGTGCTGGACATATTTCTTCACCACCATGCTTTGATGAGGAAGTAGATGTAAATTCAGTTGCTGCTGCATCTGTGGCTGCTTTGAAAAAGGCAATAGAGGAGGCTCAAGCAAGAATGAAGATTGCAAAAGAATCAATGGCAAGAAAGAAGGAAGGCTTTCAAAGTCATGTGAAACTGAGCTCTAATGATGGTCTGAAAGCTGAGCAGAGAAGGGAGGGCAAAATTGCAGACAAGGCAAACCGATCTAAAAAGAAGGATTTATATGAAAAAGAGGATGCTCCAGTGCAAGATTCTGCTGATATGAGAAAGCAAAACATGGAGAGAGCAGGTCATGTAACTCCAGACTTCAGAGTCAGGGAAAAAGCTTTTGGCACTGAAGCAGCTGTAGGAGAAACTTGTGAGAGGGAATTGAAACCAACTCAAGCAGATCATATGCAGGAAGCAGCAGAAGTTTGGGATGCAGAAGAACAGTTTTATGAATTTGAGACGGTAGTTAAACACAAAGAAACAATGTTGGAGTTTGAGCAGGCAGATAAGACAAAGAAAGACTGCTTTGAGAAGCCAGAAGAATGTAGCCAGAGAGCAAATACATTTGAGGAGGCTTGTAAGCAAGAGAGGATAGAACATGTAGGCGAATTAAAATCAGTTCAACAGGTTTTTGATCTGGAAGAAAATGAGAAGAGATTAAGAGTAGTACAGGAGCAAAATAAATCTGAGAAGAAAGTTGAAGTATCTCATGAGCAGGAAAAATGGGAAGAGACACTAACTTATTTTCACGAACCAATGAATTATGTGGAAACTATTGAGAGCCAAGAgcttgagaaaaatgaaaacgTGAAGAGGCAGATAGAGGGTCAAGAGTGGGTACAAAATGTGAAGAAAGTAGAAGCATCCCATGAACAGGAAATTTTTGAAGAGACACTTACAGATTTTCAAGAACCAATgaattttgtggaaaatattGAGACCCAAGAGTTTgaggaaaatgaaaacatgaAGAGGCAGACAGAGGCTCAAGAGTGGGTAGAAAATGTGAAGAAAGTAAAAGCATGCCATGAACAGGAAACTTTTGAAGAAAAACCAGGACATCTTCAGGAACCaataaattttgtgaaaaacatTGAGACCCAAAAGTATGAGGAAAATGAAATCATGAAGTGGCAAATTGAGGCTCAGGAGTTGTtaggaaatgaaaagaaaggaaaactgGTTTGTGAGGAGGAAGACATTGAGAAGGAAAACATCGAGGCCCAAGAGTTTGAGGATAATGAAAACATGAAGAGGCAAATAGAGTCTCAGGAGtatataaaaactgaaaaaaatgcaaaagagGCTTTTGAGGAGGAAGACATTGAGAAGGAACCAGAGGATGCCCACAAGCGAGAAGACACTGAGGAGGCTTGCAAACTGGAAATTGGCAAGAAGCAGAAAGATGCCCTCAGGGAGGAAGAAACTGAAAAGTGTATAGAAAAAATTCATGAACAGTCAATAACTAAGATAAGATTTAATGACTTCCCCAATGAAGAAGAAACTAGGAATAGTCTTCAAGATACTAATGAGTTGGAAGGGAACGAGAAGCTTCAAGAAGCTGGAGAAAATGAGGAGTTATTTAAAGGTGATACTGATCAGATTGAAGAAAAAGTGGAGAGACAAAATGAGATTTACAAATGGATAGAAGAGAAGAGATTGAAAGTGGCCCAAGAAACTCTTAATTATGAGGAGATCAATCTTGAGGCAACTGATAATAAATGTAAGCAGGATGGAAGTGAAAACCTAAGCAAAAGTCAGGAAGCCAGTAGGCATATAGAAAATGATGGAGATGTGGAATTAATTTTAGAGGTACCAGCACAAGAAGAAAATGGGAGTACAATTGAAGTAAATAAGGCTTTCATTAAACAGGAGGAGAATGGAAGACAGACAGTTAAAGATGAAAAGGTCGTGAAAGAGGCCGAACTAGCTCTTCATCAGGAGAAAAGTCTTGAGGCGACTGATGGTGGGTGCGAGCAGGATGAAAGCGAGAACAAAAGCAAAGATCAGGAAGTGAGCAGACATATAGAAAATGAACAGGCAGTCAAAGATGAAAGGGTGGTGAAAGAGGCCGAACAAGCTCTTCATTATGAGAAAAATGCTGAGGGATGTAAGCAGGATGAAAGAGAGAACCTAAGCAAAAATCAGGAAGCAAGCAGACATATTGAAAACAAGAAAGATGTGGAATTAAATCCAGAGGTACCTGTACATGAAGAGAACAGGAGTACAGTAGAAGTAAATACAGCTTCCTTTGAACACAAAGAGAATGGAAAAGAGACAGAAGtagttaaagaagaaaatgacaTTGAGGATAAGGAGATACTTGAAACAGATGGTTTTCCTCAAGATGCCTTTATACACTCTGAGATGAAGCAGCAAATGGAAGATACAATAAAGACCATTGTTTTTTACTTGAATGGGGTAGATTTTGTTAAAACTGACATGAGCTTTGGGCAAAAACAACTTGACCAAAATGCGGAAGAACAAAAAATAGTCTGCAATCTGGGAAAGAACATTGAAGAAATGGATCCTGAACTGGGGGAAATTTATGAGAATGTCAAGGAAGTTGAATTTTCTGCAGATCAGGAAGAAGAAGTGAATATTTCTACCTCTTCTCATGAGGATAGATGGGATGATGATAAGAACAAACTGAACCAAACTGAGCAACCCAGCTTGATTGAAGGCGaaagaaaaagtaaggaaaCAACTGAGGAGATCAAAATAACCCAGATTACCAACAAACGTGAGCAGAATCATCAATCAACCCTGACAATGGAAGAGAAGGAAAGTAATGATACTTTGCAAAAGGAAGTGGAATTGGAAAAGGAGcaccttaaaaaaatagatgaagcaaaagagagggaaaaggaaagagaaagagagaagatgGCTGTTGAAAGAGCCATTCGTGAAGCTCGTGAAAGGGCATTTGCTGAAGCCCGAGAAAGAGCAGAAAAGGCTGCTGTGGAGAGAGCAGCTGCTGAAACTCGTCGAAGGGTAATGGCAGAGGCCCGAGAAAAGTTGGGGAAGACTTCTGCTGAGGTTAATGAAAAGTCGGCAGCTGAGAAGGCTGCTATGGAAGCCAAACTTAAAGCTGAACGCGCTGCTGTAGAGAGAGCAACTTTAGAGGCTCGAGAGCGTGCCCTAGAAAAAGCACTGTCTGAGAAGGCTGCATTCAAGGCAAGAAACCAGGCTGAAAAGTTTGTTGGTGAGAAACTTTCTGGTGCTTCCAGAGATAATGGAATGAGGCAGAGCTTTTCGGCCAAT GATCTACAACAAAAAAACTCATGTCCTACCAGCAATTCAAGATACCCCAATTCTTCAAGTCATGGTGGCGGGTCATATT CTTCCCACTCTACTGAGAGATTTGATGGATCTAATGGTGAATCTAATGGTGAATCAGTTCAGAGGTGTAGAGCCAGGTCCGAGAGGCATCAAAGAATAGTAGAACGCGCA GCAAAAGCTCTTGCAGAGAAGAATACGCGTGATCTTCTTGCACAGAAGGAGCAAGCCGAGAgaaat AGATTAGCAGAAGCACTTGATTCTGATGTCAAAAGGTGGTCGAACGGGAAGGAAGGGAACTTGAGGGCATTGCTTTCAACCCTACAATAT ATACTTGGGCCTGATAGTAGTTGGCAGCCAATTCCTCTAACAGATATTATTACGACTAGTGCTGTAAAGAAAGCTTACCGTAAAGCGACTCTTTTTGTTCACCCTGACAAGCTGCAGCAGAGGGGTGCAAGCATTCAGCAAAAGTACACTTGTGAAAAGGTTTTTGATCTTCTAAAG GAGGCTTGGAATAGATTCAATGTGGAAGAACGGTAG